The Fibrobacter sp. UWR2 region GGCACGCCCTGCGGGTTTTCCACGGTGCCCTTCTTGCCGACCACGACGGCGGCGGCAGCGTTGTCCTGCGTGCTGAAGATGTTGCAGCTGACCCAGCGCACGTCGGCACCGAGGTCTACGAGCGTTTCAATGAGAATAGCGGTCTGCACGGTCATGTGGAGGCTGCCCATGATGCGGGCGCCTGCGAGCGGCTTCTTGCCGGCGTATTCCTTGCGGAGGGCCATGAGGCCCGGCATTTCGGTTTCGGCGAGGTCGAGTTCCTTGCGGCCTTCGATCGCGAGGTTGATATCCTTAATTTTGTATTCCATAAGTGATCCTTTTGGCACGGTTCTTGCGACCAATTTAGGCCATAGCCGCGCACCTTTATTTATGCATAAATATAGTTTTATGCATATTTTGCGTCAACCCGCACATTGTCATCCCCGGCTTGACCGGGGATCTCGCAGTCATTATTCCACAAACAATATTCCCTTAATTCGTAGGGACTTGCTGCTCTTCGACTCTTCTTCCGCATGCAGGTAGCTTATCGCGATTGCAGCCCCGTCGGTCTTGATTTGCCTTGTGGAGTCCTGCTTGAGCGCTTGCCTGTCGACGGTAAAGCTGTAGACGGTCCTGGTTGCGCTTTCGCCTGCCGGGCCTGCGGTGCTGTCGGGGCATGCGTCACTCTCGTCGCTGTTGCAACTGCAGCCGCTGTCCTCCTTCAGTGAAATCCGGAAGGTGAGCGTGTCGCCCGTGAATTCGAACTCGTCGTTGTTGAAGTAATGGTCTATGGCGACGGCGCCCTTCGTGCCGCGGGGTACCTGGAGCACCGCCTTCTCGGGGTACTCTATGCTGACCTCGAACTGATCGAACGGCTCTGCATCCGTGCTGTCCGAATCCTCGCAACATTCGTCTTCGGCGAGGTCTTTGGTGAATGCGTAGTCGTATCCTGTGATGAGGAGGTATTCGGTGAATTCCGGGTTGTGTGCTTCGGCAAGCTCGAGCATTCGCGAAGCAACGAGCTTCGATTTTTTGTCGTCTTTTTTCCGCAGGTCAATAACGAATTTACGGGCGTCTTCCTTGCTGAGCGGGAACTCCGTGTAGCCCGCTTCGGCAAGGGCTTCCCTGATGCTCCCCATCCAGACGCGCTGCGAAATGCTGTATGCGCTCAGCGGGGTATCGGTGATGACGAAGAATATCGCGCAGAATATGACGGCGATGTAGCGCGACTTGCACTTGATTTTGTCGATGAGGAAGACCGCGATGATGATGTAGAAGTAGATGTTGATGGTCGCGGCGTAGATGCGTTCTGCCGAGATGCCGTAGTCGCTGATTCTGCGGATAAGGCCGACGGACATCATGACCACGAGCGGAATGCACGCTGCGGGGAAAACCTTGAGGAGTTTTTTCTCGAACGTGTTGCCGGGAGCAAGGCGCGTGGGGTACAGGATGGTGACGAGCGCGAGCATGTAGATCATGAATCCCGAAACGAAATACGATACCATTCCCTGCGGCATGTCCCACAGCACGATGAACTTGACGATGTAGGCGTAAAAGAGGAGTATGGCGAGTGAAAGTACCGGCACGAAGAGGAACCGGATAGTGCTCGTGGCGAACTTGTTCAGCGCGGGAGTTTCCCTGTGGCATTCCTCGATGGCGGGGATGCCGCTGAAGTAGAGTATGGGGAAGACGGCGCTCGCGCAGAAGTAGAAAATGTAGAAATACACCTTCTCGTCGAAGTCATGTTCGAAAAGTGCGCCAAAACAGAAGACGAGCGCTTCTACGGATGCGAGCAGGAGTGCTGTGACGAGCGCGGCGACAACTAGCGCCTTGAGGTTTTTGAACAGGAAAATCCAGAATGCGTTTTCGTCTTTGTCTTTCCAGAACGGGGCGATAAATATGCTGAGCGTGGCGGTCACGTACACAAGCGCGGTGCTTGCAATAAAGTAATATGTCAGCGTGGAGTAATGTGCCAGCAATGAAAACTGCATCGCAACGCTGGAGGTGATACCGAAGGCAAGTATAATCGAAAGCGCGAGCCATGCTGCACCCGAGATTGCCTGAGGCAACTTGCTTTCGTTTTTCAGGGATTCCTGCACGAGCGATGTCGTGAGGGAAATGAGCATTGCTGCGATAGGGTAGATGCCGAGCCACGCGAGGAATCTCATTCCGGCGAGTCTTTCAAAGATTTCTGTATGTTCCGTGCTGTAAACAAGCGCGAAGAACGTGAAGAAGGCGAGCGCCGATGCGACGGGGAACCGCCTGAACGCGCTCGAAATTTGGCTCGGGTATTTTTTGAAAGCGTCAAGTACCATATGTTAAATATAATACTTTGTCGCAAATTTGCGTTACTTCTTTATGCAGCGGACGGGAACGTATTCTCCCTTTTCCCTGTAGTCGACGTTGCTGAAATTGGAGAATAGATCGCCGTTCTCGGTGTATACGCCCTCTTCCAGCCAGAACAGGTTGTATCCGGTTAGCGTCATGTCCCCTCCGTAGGGGTCGATTGCGCCATCCATTCTGAGGGAAAGGCCGTACTCGTCTGTGGCCGCCCTGTCTTTGCCCCGTATAAAGGAGCCGATTACGTAAAACTTGGGCAGGGTAGTGAGTGCGCTATTGTAACCTATGCCGTTGATAGTCCAGTCTTCTTTTTTCGGGAGCCGCCAGCCTTCGGGGCAGACTTTCTTGGACACGTTCACGGTGTAGAATCGACTTGCCCCGTCGCAGTAGCCATTTTCTTCTGCGCTAAATTCCCTGTAACCCAGGTTCTTGGCGCACCGGCTCTGCTTAACGAATAGAGTGTCGGAACTATCGAAGTAATCCATGTCTTGTGCAAGCCAGGTCTGCCCATTGTATTCAGTTGTCTTGTATACATGGCCGTCGCGAGGGTCTGTGAAGGTTCCGTATTCAAAATCAGGATTGAAGAAGTATTCCGCCGGCAGGTCCTGCGTATGCAGAATACTTTTCCAGTATTCATCGACGCAAATGTATGTCAGGTCGTTGTTAGTTTCGCCGACCCCGATGGTGCGCGTGCCGTTTTCTGTACAAATTATTCCGTTCATCTCCTTGCCCTGCATTTCGAGGGTAATCCAGGAACTGTTTTGGCAAACAAAGTGATCCTTGCCGATGGTGATGAGCGTGTCTGCCATGTCCGCATTGCAGAAGGGCATGCCGGAACACTTGCGCCAAATGTTGCGTATGATGGAGAGAGAATTTGGAACCTCCTCTCCGTAAACGCAACCTAGCGGTAAGAACACGAAGGGGAGTTTGTTCAGTTCTGCATAGGGCAAATCGTTGATGCAGTAATTTTCCGGTTCAAGGGTGCCGTCGGCAAAGTCATTGACCAGTGCGGGTAACATCTCGTTGATCGAATCGTTTTCCCGGTTCTTGTATAGGTAGAACAGGGTGTATTCCAGTTGCTCGTCGGTAATCCGCGGGTTTTCCTGGAATAGCGTGTCGATGCCAAGTTCCCGGTAAAGTTCCCCAGTTGCGGAATCCTTGGCCGTATTGTGGTCAAGCCCTTGCGCCTCGAGGGTCGCGACGCGCTGCTGTATGAAGCCGTCTACCACGCCGTAGACTGCCTTGCGGGCTGGTGCGGGTGCGGCGCATTGCCTGTTTGGCGGGAATACGATGCCGCCGGCACCGCTGCCACCGTCAGTACCGCTGCTGGATGAAGTCGGGTCTAGGTTCGTGCCCGAACTGGATGAAAGTTCTTCCTTGCTGCTGGATGACGTTTCGGTGGAACTCGAGGATCCCGGCTTGGCCGGCTCGGACAGGGGCGTATCTTCGCTCGAGGAACTTTCGCCCTGCGCGATGACCGTGTTATCGTCTTCGGTGGTGCCCGTCACCTTCTCCGAGCAGGAGCAGGCGAAAAACGCAATGAAGCATGCGGGTAGAATTAACTTAATCTTGCTCATTGCTCGTCTCCTTTTTTACAACCCTATTATTTACTTTGTCCGAAAGCGGGAAAAGCTGCAGGTTCACGCGATACACCTGGTTGATGTTCTCGCATTCGCGCGCGATGTCGATAATTTTTTTGCGGCAGTCGTTTATCGTTTCTACGATCCGGGTGTAGGCGGCCTCGTCGATTCCCATGGTGACGCCCGTAATGTTGCGCTCCTCGGGGCTATCCGTGTCGATGGATTGCATGGCGAGGCCCGCCATTTTGCGGTTCATGGACCGGATGGCGAGCGGGATAGCCTCTTTCGAGCCCTTCACGGATTTTTCCGTCTGCTCGTAGGTTCCCTTGCCCGTCTTTACGAGAAACCCCGCCTTCACCAGGAACTGGAGCGCATCCTGCACGTCGAGTGCCGATGTCTTGTTCCTGATGCTTGCTGCGATTTCGCCCGGTGCCGCTCCCGGCATTATCGGGGCGAGTTCGCGCACGATGGGGCAGGCGGGCGTCTCGTAGTAGTGGAAGGCTTCGGCGTCGACGGTGCGAATCTTGTTGAGCCTTGCCTCCTGTTCGAGTTCGCGAAGAGTCGCCTCCTTCTCGGCGGCATTTTTCGCGTTCCCGAATTTAACGAGCAGCCCGAAATAGGTGAAGTTGAACCCCTCTAACCCCATGGCTCGTGCCACCTTGCCTATTCCGGGCTTGCTCAGCCGCGTTTTGCCGTCACATACCAGCTTGAGGTATGTCGGCGAGACAAAACCGGCGAGGCTTGCGAATTCGCGCCATGTGAAATATGAAACCCTCTTGCGCTCCTCGTAGAAGTCGCGCATGTAGGTACGGTAGTCACTGTACTCGGTTATGGGTTTCATGTGAATAAAAATAATACAAAATAGGCGAAAAAGTAATAAAAATCGCATTTTTCAATAAAAATATTCGCAATTTTTAAAATATGATACAAAGCGACGCGCATATGATACGCGGGTGTATTATATGCGCTGCGAGCGACCCGCGTCAACTAATGACCATTGACCAATAACTATTGACTACCCGCCAACTTTTTCAACGAACTCGCGGCACACCGCCTCGGGGTCGGGTTTGCCGAAAATCGCGGAGCCC contains the following coding sequences:
- a CDS encoding FISUMP domain-containing protein; amino-acid sequence: MSKIKLILPACFIAFFACSCSEKVTGTTEDDNTVIAQGESSSSEDTPLSEPAKPGSSSSTETSSSSKEELSSSSGTNLDPTSSSSGTDGGSGAGGIVFPPNRQCAAPAPARKAVYGVVDGFIQQRVATLEAQGLDHNTAKDSATGELYRELGIDTLFQENPRITDEQLEYTLFYLYKNRENDSINEMLPALVNDFADGTLEPENYCINDLPYAELNKLPFVFLPLGCVYGEEVPNSLSIIRNIWRKCSGMPFCNADMADTLITIGKDHFVCQNSSWITLEMQGKEMNGIICTENGTRTIGVGETNNDLTYICVDEYWKSILHTQDLPAEYFFNPDFEYGTFTDPRDGHVYKTTEYNGQTWLAQDMDYFDSSDTLFVKQSRCAKNLGYREFSAEENGYCDGASRFYTVNVSKKVCPEGWRLPKKEDWTINGIGYNSALTTLPKFYVIGSFIRGKDRAATDEYGLSLRMDGAIDPYGGDMTLTGYNLFWLEEGVYTENGDLFSNFSNVDYREKGEYVPVRCIKK
- a CDS encoding TIGR02147 family protein, producing the protein MKPITEYSDYRTYMRDFYEERKRVSYFTWREFASLAGFVSPTYLKLVCDGKTRLSKPGIGKVARAMGLEGFNFTYFGLLVKFGNAKNAAEKEATLRELEQEARLNKIRTVDAEAFHYYETPACPIVRELAPIMPGAAPGEIAASIRNKTSALDVQDALQFLVKAGFLVKTGKGTYEQTEKSVKGSKEAIPLAIRSMNRKMAGLAMQSIDTDSPEERNITGVTMGIDEAAYTRIVETINDCRKKIIDIARECENINQVYRVNLQLFPLSDKVNNRVVKKETSNEQD
- a CDS encoding DUF4153 domain-containing protein, yielding MVLDAFKKYPSQISSAFRRFPVASALAFFTFFALVYSTEHTEIFERLAGMRFLAWLGIYPIAAMLISLTTSLVQESLKNESKLPQAISGAAWLALSIILAFGITSSVAMQFSLLAHYSTLTYYFIASTALVYVTATLSIFIAPFWKDKDENAFWIFLFKNLKALVVAALVTALLLASVEALVFCFGALFEHDFDEKVYFYIFYFCASAVFPILYFSGIPAIEECHRETPALNKFATSTIRFLFVPVLSLAILLFYAYIVKFIVLWDMPQGMVSYFVSGFMIYMLALVTILYPTRLAPGNTFEKKLLKVFPAACIPLVVMMSVGLIRRISDYGISAERIYAATINIYFYIIIAVFLIDKIKCKSRYIAVIFCAIFFVITDTPLSAYSISQRVWMGSIREALAEAGYTEFPLSKEDARKFVIDLRKKDDKKSKLVASRMLELAEAHNPEFTEYLLITGYDYAFTKDLAEDECCEDSDSTDAEPFDQFEVSIEYPEKAVLQVPRGTKGAVAIDHYFNNDEFEFTGDTLTFRISLKEDSGCSCNSDESDACPDSTAGPAGESATRTVYSFTVDRQALKQDSTRQIKTDGAAIAISYLHAEEESKSSKSLRIKGILFVE